A region of the Deltaproteobacteria bacterium genome:
AGCTCGCCCCCCTCAGCGTGCCCGCCGCGTCTGCTTCCCGCGAGAGCCACCCCGCCCCCGTGACGCTACCGCCGCGTCTTCTTGACAACGGAGGCCTTATAGGTCTTCGGCCTTCGGTGCCGGCGGAACCATCGGCTGCCCCTCGACGTAGAGGGTGTCGTAGCTGAGATCGAGCCCGTTCGCCCACTCGACGGAGCCTGCGACAACTCGTACCGCCCGAAACGCTGCCGGGTCGCGTAGGCGCACAAAAATGCCACGACCGAGATAGGGCTTAACGTCGAATCGCCGGGACTCACCATTGTCAAACGAGACCTCTAACTCATAGTCTTCCAGTGCCCGCACCGACTTGACGTGTGGATTCATGTGTCCTCCTACCTCAGCGGGTCGATCTTGAAGACCTCCTCGCCGTTTGCAGCCAACTGCCAGTCGGCCAGGAGCTCGTCGCGGTGAATCTCGATCCATGCCTGCACGAGCCGCGTCTTCCCGGGAGGCAACCTACCAGCCAGAACCTCCCCGGTCGGGATCGCAAACACCGCCTCATCGCCGGAGCACTCTGCATGCACGTGAGGGACGTGGTGCTGCTTGTCGTCGAAG
Encoded here:
- a CDS encoding DUF2442 domain-containing protein; translation: MNPHVKSVRALEDYELEVSFDNGESRRFDVKPYLGRGIFVRLRDPAAFRAVRVVAGSVEWANGLDLSYDTLYVEGQPMVPPAPKAEDL
- a CDS encoding DUF4160 domain-containing protein, translating into MPILSMFYGIVVRMYFFDDKQHHVPHVHAECSGDEAVFAIPTGEVLAGRLPPGKTRLVQAWIEIHRDELLADWQLAANGEEVFKIDPLR